CGAGTGGGCCTAATTTGGGGAAAAATTGATATCGAATTAAAACCTAAATTTTGGAAAggggaaaaaattataattgaaaCAAATCCTTCTTCTGCCGTCTCTCTCTCAccatcgtcaccatctcaccgtcgtctctcaccatcatcaccatctctCTCACTGTTGTCTCTCTCCATCGTCACCATCTTCCGccatctctctccatcttcaccatcttccgCCATCTCAGTTTCTTCACCGTCTTCCGTCGTCTCTCCATCTTCACcgtcttctttgttttggtggTCTCCTCTTCACTATCTCAAGCTCAATCAGTTTGGATTTCTCTTCACCATTTCTCCATGTCGGTCGAATTAGGTATGTTGAGTTgtggaattttttttgcatgtttaaATTTTGTCCTTGTTTAATCTCGATTTCAACCtagaattgtataattttaagtAAATTAACTAATTTTCAGTTTAGATTTCTCTTCAACATTTCTCCATGTCTATCGAATTTGTTATGTTTAATTGTGGAATTTTTGTGTCATGTTTAACTTTATCCTTTTTAAATCTCGATTTCAATCCAGAATTGTATTATTATAAGCCCATATAATTAACAACGTTtcaatgattttcttaataatgTGAAAATAATGCGGATTCATCAATTTGTTTTCAGATTTGTTCACTATTGTATAGACTTTAAATTCTTGTTTTCCATCTAAATGATTAAtaatcaaggtttttttttgtttttaaatcatAGTTTTAAGAAtctgtattattttgtttttcaaatgtTGACTCTTTGTATCTCAAGAAATCGATACAAAGCATGATCTCTTTGTTTGGTACCTTTTTCACTATTGTATTGACTTTaaattcatgttttgcatcTAAATGATTAATATTCAAGGTTTTTTTGTTCAACCGAATCATAGTTTTAAGAATCGGAATTATGGGAGATGGAAGTGAGCCACAAGTTGGGAGATGGAAGTGAGCCACAAGTTGGACAGATAAATAACTCATGTCGAATGTCtattttgaacaaaattaaGAGCGCATTACCAGAGGAGTATGAGATTGAGAAGGGTGATCCAGTTTTCGCAAGTATTTTTGCATTGTATGAGAATGGTCTTGGGTACTCAGCTCGGTTAATACACAACATCATGTGTAGGCAGTTGGTGACTAAGCGAAAACATGAGATGTGGTTAGTGTTTGGTAAGAGGCCGCTTAGATTCTCGATGCAAGATTTTTATGCAGTTACTGGGCTTAACtacaatgattattttagtggtGATTCAGAGGAATGGACAGATGATAATGGGTTTTGAGTAAATTGTTGAAGAGAGGTGGTATCATTACCATTCAAAGTTTGATGAAGACCCACCTTGAAGCAGCTCCATCGTGGGgaaaaaaataagatagaaTTTGGTTTATGTATGTTTGTGTGATTGCTGGGTTGGTAATTGCTAAGGATGAGAAGAAAGCTATACCACATTCATACATCAAGCTGGTCATGGATCTTGAGAAGGTTAGGACTTATCCTTGGGGTCTTGTAGCTTTTAACCATTTAGTTAGCTCTATAAtggaagcaagaaagaaactgaagaacccCATAAGTTACATCCTCAATGGTTTCTCAtatgctcttcaagtttggATTATGGAAGCAATTCCTGTCATTGGACAACTGATGGGAAAGAAGTTTGACAAAGATATTACAGTTAGTCAATGCTCTAATTGGAAAGGTGTTGCAAAAATATCCTATGATGAGCTCCTTGTTGTAGAGAAATCAATTGGAAACAAGGTTagttgactatttttttttttttgaatatattcgAATATGTTGAATATGATAAACGAACATGAATGTATGTtgaattggttttttgtttttgttttggcagGATGTAGTTTATCCATACATTTCCTCTACCGGAAACATGGATGCATTGGAGTCCATTGAATTTATGAAGAGTGATACAATTAAAGATTGTGAGGTGGACTCCAATCAATTGCAAGTACATTCTTGGATGCTTTGATCAGATCTGGTTATGATTTTGGAGATTATATTTGGGAGAGTGTCGAAGGATATGGTGTGGAAGATGATAATATTGAGGATGTTGAAGAACAATCTCATACTGTTGGAGGGGACAATGATGTTTCGGTTTGTTTGGAGAGTGGTGAGAAGCAAGCTAATACTCCAGAAGTGTCtagcttgaagaagaggaaaacgAAGCAAGTTGATCATGTAGCAGAGAAACGGAAAAGGATGGTGCTATCTCAGCAAGCATCAACTTTGCATTGCTCTTGTGGAGATGAAAAGAAGCGGTTCTTTAAGGACTTGATTGACTTTTCTTTCAGAGCTTCACAGATGCGATTGGGGAACGATTGCAAACATTAGAGAAAGATGTATCAGATATCAAGGCCTCCATATCCGCAATAAAAGAGACGACTTCAAAACCATCAAGTCCAGCAGAAGTGAGTCAAGGTCCATCACAAGTGAAGCCCAAAACTTTGGTATGTAAGAAGTAGCAtttgtatgtgtatgtgtatgtgtttGTAAGCCCAAAACGTGTATGTTGTAAACACTTGACTTGGTTTGTATGTGTATGTTTTAACTTATGTGTTGTAAACTTTAACAttagcgttttttttttataggttcaAACGTTAGAATTTGATAATCTGTTTACTCCGTATCTTGAGATAGACCTTAATGTATGTTCACAAGACTACTTAAAGAACACAATAGGACACCTATCTCAAAAGTCAGTTGTATCTGGATTTGATCCTACACTGAGTCCCCGAAACGCGGGTATAGATGAACCGGATGCGTTGTTGACTTTTGTTgctgatgatgtatggaatgccTTTGAAGAAGGGAATAGGCATCTCGAGTACGTGATTCATACATTTTCCATTCACTTTATGATTTATCAATTAATttcttcctttaatttttaacctTACAATTGTTTTACGTTTACAGAAACATTCAACTTGGTCCAACTTTACTTGATCGAGAATTGTTTGACCGAGTTATGATGGGCAACAAATGGCTTGAAAACGAAGTACATATCAATCTTtctaaaaatcatattttatatttttttagttggacaAACCTGATTTTGTTAACATGTTTCATATTTTCAGAAAATGGATGCAATGATGTATATAATTCTAGAGCATACATCTTTAGGCCGCCTGAACTGTGATCATGTTGGTTTCATGAATTGTCAGTTTAGCATGCAAGTCAAAGGCGAGTACTTCAAGTTTAGATCAGCGGGACGAAGTCACATGTGGAATAAATCTTTGTTATGCTACGCCAAAGGTGAATTGCCATCTCATGGAATGACGGAAAAAAGTTGGACTGTAGATTTGGACAAAATTTATGCACCGGTCTTCGTTAACGGTAATCATTGGATCTCAGTTTGCATTAACTTCATCCTAAGAACAATTGAATTCTTCGATTGTAATCAGTATCACAACAGAAGAAACGTTGAGTCATTCGCACATGTCATCCCTCGTCTTGTCAAGGAGATTCACAAAAAGATTGATGAGAAAGCTCCATTGCTGACTCAATACGAGATCATCAAGGTCCGTATGCCACCTAAGTTAAATCGGTCAAACTGTGATTGTGGAGTTTATGTCCTGAAGTATATCGAGTGTCACATGCTTAATCTACCTTTGCATTTGATAGACGATGAAAACATCAAGTTTGTTCATTTGAAGTTGGCAGTTGATCTTTGGAGAGCAGCAAAGGATCCTGTGCTAATTAAGAGAATGGAGACTTATGAGCCTCCAGTGTATGATTCTGAGTTTGTAGACCTTTACTAATTAAGAGTGTTATTATGCTTAACACTCTTTGTTAGTCTGTTTTTCTGTACCCTGGTTTTAATGAAAGTTGGATTCAAAGAAAACACCATCAAGGAATTTCAAAACACATGAGTCTTATATTAATCTAAAATCAACACCATCAAGGAATTTCAAAACACATGAGTCTATTAGtctaaaatcaaaaccattaAACACCATCATTCATCACAACTCCTCTGCCGTGAAACACAACCCAGAGGCTACCTGAAAACATATAGAGTACcgtaaatataaatgaaatccactaaaaattcaaaaacatgaATCTTAAGTTCATGCACAAACCATTTTTATATCACGATATTACATGTCGTACTGTTATGCCCTTCTTTGCCACATCGCCTACACTTATGTCTCTTTGACCCTTGTgagttttgtgatgattttatcttgtcttcagcagattcatatcttctttttcttcgccGTCCAAgatgtcttcttgtttcaggtgGTCGAACTTCAGCATCTTCAACATGTTGTGGGACTCGCCATTCTTCTTCAGGAACACCTATTGGATTAATAGTTTCCTCATATTGCTATCTCCATGCGGTAGTGGTATACACGTCATCAGCATAAGGACATAGATCCTTACCTATATCAAAAGCTCCTTTTATAGCATGTCTACAAGGGATTTTTTCTATGCTGAACTTTCCACATGAACAAGTCCTTCTTTCTAAGTCAATAATGTAGTCTACTCCATTACCTTTAACATGCAACATGGATCTGCTCATCGGATAACCGTTCATGAATTTAtctttctctattcttcttgaaatctttttctccACCTCAACAGTTAAAAGGATATTTTTGCTTTGCACTTAACTCTCTACTCTCATAAAACCAGCGTGTCATCATTTCTCTGATGCTTTCTAACAAAAGAATTAGTGGATACTCTCTGGGTGACCTCAAAGCTGCATTGATTGACTCAGCTGCAGCGTTGGTGTTAATGTCATATCTATAACCCAGAAAATGACGGCGAGCCCATTTTCTCACATTGACTTCCTCTAGATAACTTCCAATAGCAGGACTAATATTGTTAATTCGCGcaaactctttctcaaactcagcaactctataagcttttgatgcttttgcaACCATACCAGCGACACCTCTGTCCTTATTATATGTTATCACATTACTAATCAAGTGGTGGATCCAAATACCATGTTTAGCCAATGGGTAGATGTTTCCAATTGATTTAGTAATCGATCTATGTCTATCTGACACAAATGATaaaccttcttcatcagctataaccatcttaagttgcataaaaaaccaCTCCCATGAACAATCATTCTCAGAATTAGCAATTTCAAATGTGATTAGATACAAATTGGAATTACCATCTACAGCTGTAGCAACTAGTAGAACCCCTTtgtatttattcttcaaaaatgtacCATCAACTACTATCACTTTCCGCATTGCCTTGTAGAACCCTCTTCTTgattgaccaaaagaaataaatagatatttgaATCTTCCATCAAAGTCAATTTCATAATTCGTGAACGTACCAGGATTCGCTTCTTGTAGCATGTGCAAGTATTTTGGTATCTTAGCATAACTTTTCTCAAGAATTCCTCTACTTCGTTAACTGCATACTCCCGAGACTTCCAAGCTTGGTGATATGTTAGCTCGCAGCCGTACCTTGaacgaataatattaattatattaatcgGTTTAGGACCTTCCTTCACACCCTCATAGCTTTGCTTAATGAGATGTCTAATTTTTCTTGCAGATTGAGTCCtacaaaatgagttttttttaaggAGCACATGTATGGTTACCCACAAActtgttaattttgaaatatgtagaTGCTTGTAAACACTCAGCCTGGAGACGCCAATTACAAGCACTATCAATGCAGCGTATACACCACCATCTATTATCAGATTTGGTAATCATGTTGTCGCAGTTATAtttcattgcatacatttccaTAGTACCCTGTAAAGCTTCCTTACTGCTAAAATATTCACCCTTTTTTccattgaatcttccaactttGAACCAGCAGCATCACCAAGATTAACATCAGTAGGCTTTTCTAATACATCATTAGTCGGCTTATGTGAGTTCCTTGAAATAATAGCTACTGATTTTCCCACATCAACTCccacatcatcaccatcacttgTATCATGTGGGACCTTATTCAGATCGAACTGGACTTTACTCGTATCATGATCAACTACTCCTTTGAACGTAACACACAACCGaatcatgttttttctttttagatatgCAGGAAATTTTTTCATTCCTCTATCATTTGTCAATACAACGGGAGGAGAATCAACTTTAACCTCTGTGGGTGAATAactgaattccacatcaaacatactttgctctatttcatagtcttctcaaaccatcaccttcaactcttcaagagacgtagtgggttgcaaagtcagtaatcttgcacgtttttcttcatcatcaataaatcttCACTCCTTGTTGGCATCCAATGTCCATACACCATAAGTAacatagatttgcatcataaacagGTAAGTGAAATTTTcgtggaaggtggaagagatggtaAACAACCGATCACGTTAGCTAATGTAGAATGTTGATTTTTTCTGAATTTGTCtatcttctaaataattaagaatacacattctaaaatatattagaacatatctaaacaacaaatatagaattgtaaccataaattaagattattcaaaaaatattcactttccttatttaatttattttctttctatttctatgatattctaagttttacaaattataaattctaaaatatctATGAcatatcttctacttcttttaataTACAGGGTAAAACGTGGAATatatattctgaattgatgtagaatgaagaaaaatgtagaatacatattcttaattttgtagaacatacaaaattcaggttctgaagtttttagaacaaattttccgtctaaacttcgtagaacatgtacaaactgtagaatgaatAGTCTAAATATTtcagaatttgaaaaaaatgtagaaAGTCTTTTCTGAACAATTTAGACCATAAATcatcaatttacaaactgatttttgacacccaaaacatttttttccaatttttttttacacagttgtatactaacatgaattttctgtttgttttttgatttaaaCTCCTAAAAATTCACTATATCTATTAGTAGGGGTATTTTCATCACAATTgacaatcttcaaaaaaaaatgtatatggaCAAATGTTTGGAAAAAGctcatttatttataattttctgattttctaCATTGATCATATGTTAACTATCCGAAATTTAGGTGTAAAATCTCAAATTGATCACttattaactgtatattttacTTAAGATATTCTAAGACTGGTTTTTCTTAATCTTAACAATAAATATGAATTGAGTTATAAGTTACATTAAATTCTGGCGTGCTAATTATGTAGGTAGATTTGTTTAGCTTTAATGGCATCTTTAGTATATTATTGTTTACAAATATTGTACTTTATTTTCTACTAGATAAGGCCCGCGTTATTACGcggataaaaattaaaaaatattattgacattaattaagtagtaatatacatgtttttagattttatcttgtaatattttaatattgaatatagACTTCTCATATTTCGTTTTAATACTATCTCAGTTTTGGACCCACACGTACGTGCGGTGTTgatttcaaaactaaattttctttgaatttgttaatatattgtGTGTATAcgatattatatttatttatataattattggttataatatttacagttTAAACTTACATTAGTTTAGTTTTATCCAATTTATAAatgtttgaaataattaaagtttCACATAAAATTAGATTTCACATGACGATAGATCCGAATAGAATGTGAAATGGATTAGTGACTGGTTAGATTCGTATTAAACTCGTGAGGTATAAAACTGGATAAGaaaaactatcaaaagattAAAGCTTCTAAACCGAATGATCTAAATTGTCAAGTGGGTCAAACCCCTCAGATCATGAATGTTTGGAATCCATATTATGCAAGGAGACATTGCTTTTGCTAATTCGttgtattaatattatatattatatattatatattatataatatatatctgataattagttatataattatatattttgt
The Camelina sativa cultivar DH55 chromosome 15, Cs, whole genome shotgun sequence DNA segment above includes these coding regions:
- the LOC104748409 gene encoding uncharacterized protein LOC104748409, translated to MRKVIVVDGTFLKNKYKGVLLVATAVDGNSNLYLITFEIANSENDCSWEWFFMQLKMVIADEEGLSFVSDRHRSITKSIGNIYPLAKHGIWIHHLISNVITYNKDRGVAGMVAKASKAYRVAEFEKEFARINNISPAIGSYLEEVNVRKWARRHFLGYRYDINTNAAAESINAALRSPREYPLILLLESIREMMTRWFYESRELSAKQKYPFNC